A stretch of the Arachis stenosperma cultivar V10309 chromosome 6, arast.V10309.gnm1.PFL2, whole genome shotgun sequence genome encodes the following:
- the LOC130933459 gene encoding probable aldo-keto reductase 1 isoform X2: MAEPQRIPTVNLGSQGLVVSKLGLGCMGLTGTYNDPLPEDQGISIIKHAFNKGITFFDTADVYGANANELLLAKALKQLPREKIQIATKFGVLKLDFGNLHVKGTPDYVRSCCEASLKRLDVDYIDLYYQHRVDTSLPIEQTYRNLGIGIVSYSPLGRGFFGGKGVVETLPSVSSLSAHPRYQAENIEKNKWIYKRIESLAKKYECTTPQLALAWVLQQGNDVVPIPGTTKIKNLDENIGALWVKFTEKELREISEAIPVDDIAGIQHYNEGHGKLSWKFANTPPKDSSVYEL; encoded by the exons ATGGCAGAACCACAGAGAATTCCTACTGTCAACCTTGGTTCCCAAGGCCTTGTG GTTTCAAAGTTGGGACTGGGGTGTATGGGCCTTACTGGAACTTACAATGATCCTCTTCCTGAAGACCAAGGCATCTCCATCATTAAGCATGCATTCAATAAAGGCATCACTTTTTTCGACACTGCTGATGTCTATGGTGCTAATGCTAACGAACTCTTGCTCGCCAAG GCTTTGAAGCAGTTGCCTAGGGAGAAGATTCAGATAGCAACAAAGTTCGGCGTTTTAAAGTTAGACTTTGGTAATTTGCATGTGAAGGGTACACCAGACTATGTGCGGTCATGTTGTGAAGCCAGCTTGAAACGCCTTGACGTTGATTACATTGATCTCTATTATCAGCATAGAGTCGACACATCCCTGCCTATAGAACAAACA TACAGGAATCTTGGTATTGGAATTGTGTCTTATAGCCCTCTTGGTCGTGGCTTTTTTGGTGGAAAAGGAGTTGTCGAAACTTTACCTTCTGTTAGCTCCTTG AGTGCTCATCCTCGGTACCAAGCAGAGAACATAGAGAAGAACAAGTGGATATATAAGAGAATAGAAAGCCTTGCAAAGAAGTATGAGTGCACCACTCCTCAGTTGGCATTAGCATGGGTACTCCAACAAGGCAATGATGTTGTGCCTATTCCTG GAACTACTAAAATCAAGAACTTGGATGAAAACATAGGTGCTTTGTGGGTGAAATTTACTGAGAAGGAGCTAAGGGAAATTTCGGAAGCAATTCCAGTTGATGATATAGCAGGAATTCAGCACTACAATGAAGGGCATGGCAAGTTATCTTGGAAGTTTGCTAACACACCTCCAAAAGATTCAAGCGTTTATGAACTTTGA
- the LOC130933459 gene encoding probable aldo-keto reductase 1 isoform X1, whose product MAEPQRIPTVNLGSQGLVVSKLGLGCMGLTGTYNDPLPEDQGISIIKHAFNKGITFFDTADVYGANANELLLAKALKQLPREKIQIATKFGVLKLDFGNLHVKGTPDYVRSCCEASLKRLDVDYIDLYYQHRVDTSLPIEQTMGELKKLVEEKKVKYIGLSEASSDTIRRAHGVHPITAVQIEWSLWTRDIEDEIVPLCRNLGIGIVSYSPLGRGFFGGKGVVETLPSVSSLSAHPRYQAENIEKNKWIYKRIESLAKKYECTTPQLALAWVLQQGNDVVPIPGTTKIKNLDENIGALWVKFTEKELREISEAIPVDDIAGIQHYNEGHGKLSWKFANTPPKDSSVYEL is encoded by the exons ATGGCAGAACCACAGAGAATTCCTACTGTCAACCTTGGTTCCCAAGGCCTTGTG GTTTCAAAGTTGGGACTGGGGTGTATGGGCCTTACTGGAACTTACAATGATCCTCTTCCTGAAGACCAAGGCATCTCCATCATTAAGCATGCATTCAATAAAGGCATCACTTTTTTCGACACTGCTGATGTCTATGGTGCTAATGCTAACGAACTCTTGCTCGCCAAG GCTTTGAAGCAGTTGCCTAGGGAGAAGATTCAGATAGCAACAAAGTTCGGCGTTTTAAAGTTAGACTTTGGTAATTTGCATGTGAAGGGTACACCAGACTATGTGCGGTCATGTTGTGAAGCCAGCTTGAAACGCCTTGACGTTGATTACATTGATCTCTATTATCAGCATAGAGTCGACACATCCCTGCCTATAGAACAAACA ATGGGCGAACTTAAGAAACTGGTTGAGGAGAAAAAAGTGAAATATATAGGGCTATCTGAAGCCAGTAGCGATACAATAAGGAGAGCGCATGGTGTTCATCCTATTACCGCAGTTCAAATAGAGTGGTCTCTTTGGACTCGAGACATCGAGGACGAAATAGTTCCTCTTTGCag GAATCTTGGTATTGGAATTGTGTCTTATAGCCCTCTTGGTCGTGGCTTTTTTGGTGGAAAAGGAGTTGTCGAAACTTTACCTTCTGTTAGCTCCTTG AGTGCTCATCCTCGGTACCAAGCAGAGAACATAGAGAAGAACAAGTGGATATATAAGAGAATAGAAAGCCTTGCAAAGAAGTATGAGTGCACCACTCCTCAGTTGGCATTAGCATGGGTACTCCAACAAGGCAATGATGTTGTGCCTATTCCTG GAACTACTAAAATCAAGAACTTGGATGAAAACATAGGTGCTTTGTGGGTGAAATTTACTGAGAAGGAGCTAAGGGAAATTTCGGAAGCAATTCCAGTTGATGATATAGCAGGAATTCAGCACTACAATGAAGGGCATGGCAAGTTATCTTGGAAGTTTGCTAACACACCTCCAAAAGATTCAAGCGTTTATGAACTTTGA
- the LOC130933458 gene encoding probable aldo-keto reductase 1, with amino-acid sequence MAEAGSEIVSIPRVNLGSQGLQVSKLGFGCMGLTGAYNDPLPEQEAISVIKHAFTQGITFFDTADIYGSNHANELLLAKALKQLPRDNIQLATKFGMSRGISGLQIKGTPDYVRSCCEASLKRLDVQYIDLYYQHRVDTSVPIEQTMGELKKLVEEGKVKYIGLSEASPDTIRRAHAVHPITAVQLEWSLWTRDIEDEVIPLCRELGIGIVPYSPLGRGFFGGKGVVETVPSVSSLSGHPRYQAENMEKNKRIYERIESLAKKHECTTPQLALAWVLQQGNDVVPIPGTTKIKNLDQNIGALSVKLSEKDLREISEAVPIDEVAGIRYYNERHAKFSWKSANTPPNDSSVSTVPRVGSTKL; translated from the exons ATGGCAGAAGCAGGGAGTGAGATCGTTTCCATTCCACGCGTCAACCTTGGTTCCCAAGGCCTTCAA GTTTCAAAGTTAGGGTTTGGGTGTATGGGGCTCACTGGAGCTTACAACGATCCTCTCCCCGAACAAGAAGCCATATCAGTTATTAAGCATGCTTTCACTCAAGGCATCACCTTTTTCGATACTGCTGATATCTATGGTTCTAATCATGCTAACGAACTCTTGCTCGCCAAG GCTTTGAAGCAATTGCCTAGGGACAACATACAGCTAGCAACAAAATTTGGCATGTCAAGAGGCATCTCTGGTTTGCAGATCAAGGGTACACCAGACTATGTGCGGTCATGTTGTGAAGCTAGCTTGAAACGTCTTGATGTTCAATACATTGATCTCTATTATCAACATAGAGTCGACACATCGGTGCCTATAGAGCAAACA ATGGGTGAACTTAAGAAACTGGTTGAGGAAGGGAAAGTGAAGTATATAGGGTTATCTGAAGCCAGCCCTGATACTATAAGGAGAGCGCATGCTGTGCATCCTATTACAGCAGTTCAATTAGAGTGGTCCCTTTGGACTCGAGACATAGAGGACGAAGTAATCCCTCTTTGCAG GGAACTTGGTATTGGAATTGTGCCTTATAGCCCTCTTGGTCGTGGCTTTTTTGGCGGCAAGGGAGTTGTGGAAACTGTGCCTTCTGTTAGCTCCTTG AGCGGTCATCCTCGGTATCAAGCAGAGAACATGGAGAAGAACAAGAGGATATATGAGAGAATAGAAAGCCTTGCAAAGAAGCATGAGTGTACCACTCCTCAGTTGGCATTAGCATGGGTACTCCAACAAGGCAATGATGTTGTGCCTATTCCTG GAACTACTAAAATCAAGAACCTGGATCAAAACATAGGTGCCTTGTCAGTGAAACTTAGTGAAAAGGACCTAAGGGAAATTTCGGAAGCAGTTCCAATTGATGAAGTGGCAGGAATTAGGTACTACAATGAAAGGCATGCTAAATTTTCTTGGAAATCTGCTAACACACCTCCAAATGATTCAAGTGTCTCAACTGTACCTAGAGTAGGGAGCACTAAATTATGA
- the LOC130933256 gene encoding uncharacterized protein LOC130933256, with protein MDSFSFHNLQAEKANAILKNRKLGRITGILRFLEVCIVLVLISRLSLHVPVAVKTSGEYFRDLSIFVNNPRFVFLIGNVIIITLFARSGQFSAQGSRRNDSENDLYQEVLHNATKKQRVQQQNLKNRAKQGIETEDTIENIRNQEKEGIKSEDSTKNKRINRNMVKHKENNGICSRKEANFDLRSKGIDAGNNKCDVEKQSMKTGEVNNFLEMKKYRWCQTEIFHRANRDEQRHGDLRRCETEKRIKAIEHASTKEEEEEEERPSYPEDTMSNEEFRCIIEAFIARQQRLRREEEDYSLA; from the coding sequence ATGGATTCATTCAGTTTCCATAATCTTCAAGCCGAGAAAGCCAACGCGATCCTTAAGAATCGAAAGCTTGGAAGGATCACAGGCATATTACGCTTCCTTGAGGTGTgtattgttctagttttgatcTCAAGGCTCTCTCTACATGTCCCGGTTGCAGTTAAGACCTCGGGTGAGTACTTTAGGGACTTGTCCATATTTGTTAACAATCCTCGGTTCGTTTTCCTCATTGGAAACGTAATAATCATCACTCTTTTCGCTCGGTCGGGACAGTTTTCGGCTCAAGGCTCTAGAAGAAACGATTCGGAGAACGATCTTTACCAAGAAGTTCTCCATAATGCAACAAAGAAACAGAGAGTTCAACAACAAAACCTAAAAAACAGAGCAAAACAGGGGATAGAAACAGAGGATACCATAGAAAACATCAGGAATCAAGAAAAGGAGGGAATAAAAAGTGAGGATAGCACAAAGAataaaagaatcaatagaaacaTGGTGAAACACAAAGAAAATAATGGAATCTGTTCAAGAAAAGAAGCGAATTTCGACTTAAGGAGCAAAGGAATTGATGCTGGAAATAACAAGTGTGATGTAGAGAAACAGAGCATGAAAACAGGGGAAGTGAATAATTTCTTGGAGATGAAGAAATATAGGTGGTGTCAAACAGAGATTTTTCACCGTGCGAATCGCGATGAACAACGACATGGCGATCTACGAAGGTGTGAGACAGAGAAGAGAATCAAAGCTATTGAACATGCTTCTACtaaggaggaggaagaagaagaagaaagaccTTCATACCCTGAAGATACCATGAGCAATGAAGAGTTTCGCTGCATCATTGAAGCTTTCATTGCAAGACAACAAAGGCTccgaagagaagaagaagattacTCTCTAGCTTGA